One genomic segment of Mesoterricola silvestris includes these proteins:
- a CDS encoding response regulator transcription factor, which produces MPHLLLLEDDADIRLGLEQHLKREGFSLTAFGTGREALRFISQSSSGQASRLDVALLDLTLPDVDGLDVLRAIRADASYRALPVVLVTARNEEIDRVLGLELGADDYISKPYSSRELVARIRAILRRASFIDTGARNQQLAFGPISVDLDMHIARVNGETLELTRREFELLAYFLQNPRRVLSREKILQQVWGLEYLGESRTIDAHVRRVRSKLGDAAALIETVVGVGYRMGSVDA; this is translated from the coding sequence ATGCCCCACCTCCTCCTCCTCGAAGACGATGCCGACATCCGCCTTGGGCTGGAACAGCATCTCAAACGGGAGGGCTTCTCCCTGACCGCCTTCGGCACCGGCCGCGAGGCCCTGCGGTTCATCTCCCAATCCTCCTCGGGCCAGGCCTCCCGCCTGGACGTGGCCCTCCTGGACCTCACCCTCCCCGACGTGGACGGCCTGGACGTGCTGAGGGCCATCCGCGCCGACGCCAGCTACCGGGCCCTGCCCGTGGTGCTGGTCACGGCCCGCAACGAGGAGATCGACCGGGTCCTGGGCCTGGAGCTGGGGGCCGACGACTACATCTCCAAGCCCTACTCCAGCCGGGAACTGGTGGCCCGCATCCGCGCCATCCTCCGCCGCGCCTCCTTCATCGACACCGGGGCCCGGAACCAGCAGCTGGCCTTCGGTCCCATCTCCGTGGACCTGGACATGCACATCGCGCGGGTCAACGGGGAGACCCTGGAACTGACCCGCCGGGAGTTCGAGCTCCTGGCCTATTTCCTGCAGAATCCCCGGCGGGTGCTCAGCCGGGAGAAGATCCTGCAGCAAGTGTGGGGATTGGAATACCTTGGCGAAAGCAGGACCATCGACGCCCATGTGCGGCGGGTGCGCTCCAAACTGGGCGACGCCGCCGCCCTGATCGAGACCGTCGTCGGCGTCGGCTACCGCATGGGCAGCGTGGACGCTTAG
- the phoU gene encoding phosphate signaling complex protein PhoU encodes MARHFDNELRDLKFSLLAMAGQVEEMILLTHTSLLDRSDADARRVNDLDKGVDELELRLDQACIDLLALRAPFASDLRLIASTLKIVPELERIGDHCTNIARRALILNPMPPLELGDALRRIGEETLSMVRRAVDAFVNGDAELARSVIASDDSVDALYVLINRELLRLMLADPMTIERASHLIIVIKNWERIADQATNIAEEVLFIIGGVSVKHPYLQTPPEG; translated from the coding sequence ATGGCGCGCCACTTCGACAACGAACTCAGGGATCTCAAGTTCAGCCTCCTGGCCATGGCCGGGCAGGTGGAGGAGATGATCCTCCTGACCCACACCTCCCTCCTGGACCGCAGCGACGCCGACGCCCGCCGGGTCAACGACCTGGACAAGGGCGTGGACGAGCTGGAGTTGCGCCTGGACCAGGCCTGCATCGACCTGCTGGCCCTGCGGGCGCCCTTCGCCTCGGATCTGCGGCTCATCGCCTCCACCCTCAAGATCGTCCCCGAACTGGAGCGCATCGGCGACCACTGCACCAACATCGCCCGGCGGGCCCTCATCCTCAACCCCATGCCCCCCCTGGAGCTGGGCGACGCCCTGCGGCGCATCGGCGAGGAGACCCTCTCCATGGTGCGCCGGGCCGTGGACGCCTTCGTGAACGGGGACGCGGAGCTGGCCCGGTCCGTCATCGCCTCGGACGACTCGGTGGACGCGCTCTACGTGCTCATCAACCGGGAATTGCTGCGGCTCATGCTGGCCGACCCCATGACCATCGAGCGGGCCAGCCACCTCATCATCGTCATCAAGAACTGGGAGCGCATCGCCGACCAGGCCACCAACATCGCCGAGGAGGTCCTTTTCATCATCGGCGGCGTCAGCGTGAAGCACCCCTATCTGCAGACCCCTCCCGAAGGCTGA
- the pstB gene encoding phosphate ABC transporter ATP-binding protein PstB, with amino-acid sequence MTEVPLTDSAVLNARPLLRVEDVSLFYGPKQALFNIDLEVREHSVMSLIGPSGCGKSTLLRCINRMNDLIGNVRITGSVKVGDDDIYAPGVDVISLRKRMGMVFQKSNPFPKSIYENVAYGLRIQGIKDRAVLDEAVERSLIGSGLWDEVKDRLKDSGLGLSGGQQQRLCIARAMAVQPEVILMDEPCSALDPLATSRIEELIFELKRDYTIVIVTHNMQQAARVSDFTAFFWMGKLIETGLTEMLFTNPRVRMTEDYISGRFG; translated from the coding sequence ATGACGGAGGTCCCCCTCACGGATTCCGCGGTGCTCAACGCCCGGCCCCTGCTGCGGGTGGAGGACGTGAGCCTCTTCTACGGCCCCAAGCAGGCCCTCTTCAACATCGACCTGGAGGTGCGCGAGCACTCGGTCATGAGCCTCATCGGACCTTCGGGCTGCGGCAAGAGCACCCTGCTGCGCTGCATCAACCGCATGAACGACCTCATCGGCAACGTCCGGATCACCGGCAGCGTCAAGGTGGGCGACGACGACATCTACGCCCCCGGGGTGGACGTCATCAGCCTGCGCAAGCGCATGGGCATGGTGTTCCAGAAGTCGAACCCCTTTCCCAAAAGCATTTATGAAAACGTCGCCTACGGCTTGCGCATCCAGGGCATCAAGGACCGGGCCGTGCTGGACGAGGCGGTGGAGCGCAGCCTCATCGGTTCGGGCCTTTGGGACGAAGTGAAGGACCGGCTCAAGGACAGCGGGTTGGGCCTGTCGGGCGGGCAGCAGCAGCGCCTGTGCATCGCCCGGGCCATGGCGGTGCAGCCGGAGGTGATCCTCATGGACGAGCCCTGCTCGGCCCTGGACCCCCTGGCCACCTCCCGCATCGAGGAACTGATCTTCGAGCTCAAGCGCGACTACACCATCGTGATCGTCACCCACAACATGCAGCAGGCCGCCCGGGTAAGTGACTTTACGGCGTTCTTCTGGATGGGTAAGCTCATCGAGACCGGGCTTACGGAGATGTTGTTCACCAATCCGAGGGTGCGGATGACCGAGGATTACATCAGCGGGAGATTCGGTTAA
- the pstA gene encoding phosphate ABC transporter permease PstA, whose protein sequence is MMNLREWWRRGSALIWFSGATLAFCLLMIFGLVGYIGAKGLGFFWPAPLVAAQTAQGPILGEITGQEPDKVQFHTGNRDLFGQDYRWVPRGELGPLSTPPDVVVVERLEYGIFVGRVKSLEKDGQPLPGDPLAAIARLRPAALAMSRHIRSLDKNEIGGLNRQMEDLRLEMKGRPGLEAKMQALQAKYDAAEARLELLRAQSAAVTVTLEAVDGQTKTIPLTSVVRLVPSNRLGFPGKTGVYLSRLWEFVADDPRESNTEGGIFPAIFGTVMMVLLMSVLVVPLGVMAALYMREYARQGWILRTLRIAVNNLAGVPSIVFGVFGLGFFVYFVGGGIDRLFFADRLPAPTFGTGGILWAALTLALLTVPVVIVATEEALAAVPRSQREASLALGATRWQTLWNVVIPGAMPGILTGLILAMARGAGEVAPLMLTGVVKLAPSMPLDGTFPFLHLDRKFMHLGFHIYDVGFQSPNSEAAKPMVFMTALLLLLVVVVLNLFALRLRSRLRAKMGGGTF, encoded by the coding sequence ATGATGAACCTTCGCGAATGGTGGCGGCGGGGCAGCGCCCTGATCTGGTTCTCCGGGGCCACCCTGGCCTTCTGCCTGCTCATGATCTTCGGGCTGGTGGGGTACATCGGGGCCAAGGGGCTGGGGTTCTTCTGGCCGGCGCCCCTGGTGGCGGCCCAGACGGCCCAGGGCCCCATCCTGGGGGAGATCACCGGCCAGGAGCCGGACAAGGTCCAGTTCCACACCGGCAACCGGGATCTCTTCGGCCAGGACTACCGGTGGGTGCCCCGCGGGGAGCTGGGGCCCCTTTCCACCCCCCCGGACGTGGTGGTGGTGGAGCGGCTGGAGTACGGCATCTTTGTGGGCCGGGTGAAGAGCCTGGAGAAGGACGGCCAGCCCCTGCCCGGGGACCCCCTGGCGGCCATCGCGCGGCTCCGGCCCGCGGCGCTGGCCATGAGCCGGCATATCCGGAGCCTGGACAAGAACGAGATCGGCGGGCTCAACCGCCAGATGGAGGACCTCCGGCTGGAGATGAAGGGAAGGCCCGGGCTGGAAGCCAAGATGCAGGCCCTGCAGGCGAAGTACGACGCCGCCGAGGCCCGCCTGGAGCTCCTCCGGGCCCAGTCCGCCGCGGTGACCGTGACCCTGGAGGCCGTGGACGGCCAGACCAAGACCATTCCCCTGACCTCGGTGGTGCGCCTGGTGCCCTCCAACCGCCTGGGCTTCCCGGGCAAGACCGGGGTCTACCTCTCGCGCCTGTGGGAGTTCGTGGCCGACGATCCCCGGGAGTCCAACACCGAGGGGGGCATCTTCCCGGCCATCTTCGGCACCGTGATGATGGTGCTCCTCATGTCCGTCCTGGTGGTGCCCCTGGGGGTCATGGCCGCGCTCTACATGCGGGAGTACGCCCGGCAGGGCTGGATCCTTCGCACCCTGCGCATCGCCGTGAACAACCTTGCGGGCGTGCCCTCCATCGTCTTCGGCGTGTTCGGGCTGGGGTTCTTCGTCTACTTCGTGGGCGGGGGCATCGACAGGCTCTTCTTCGCGGACAGGCTGCCCGCGCCCACCTTCGGCACCGGCGGCATCCTCTGGGCGGCCCTCACCCTGGCCCTGCTCACGGTGCCGGTGGTCATCGTGGCCACGGAGGAGGCCCTGGCGGCCGTGCCCCGCAGCCAGCGGGAGGCCAGCCTCGCCCTGGGGGCGACGCGCTGGCAGACCCTCTGGAACGTGGTCATTCCCGGGGCCATGCCCGGCATCCTCACGGGACTGATCCTGGCCATGGCCCGGGGCGCCGGGGAAGTGGCGCCGCTCATGCTCACCGGCGTGGTGAAGCTGGCGCCCTCCATGCCCCTGGACGGCACCTTCCCCTTCCTGCACCTGGACCGCAAATTCATGCACCTGGGCTTCCACATCTACGACGTGGGCTTCCAGAGCCCCAACAGCGAAGCCGCCAAGCCCATGGTGTTCATGACCGCTCTGCTGCTGCTCCTGGTGGTGGTGGTGCTCAATCTGTTCGCCCTGCGCCTTCGCAGCCGCCTGCGTGCGAAAATGGGCGGAGGTACCTTCTGA
- a CDS encoding ABC transporter permease subunit — MRSASTIQNRARRLDRVMDWVITLGGMTIIAAVLGILVFIGKEAYPIFRGPRVRERAAERVPAFASMAADESGKAFFTADPAAGLRAFAGGRELPVPPGGPALPWRSLTAVNAQGAFAALGADGRIAFATLGWDKPAEEKDPAKWTPNPDWKGIQPAPGVAGLLHARAMPASGIAPSATWRIAARDGQGRPVWAETAEDATAPPVWNPVPLEGTVSCARWSADGSMLFLGTSQGGVLAYSAGESTALAASGSLGEPVTALGFDLGHAALLVGGAKGSLAAFQLFNRDGAFSLQEFHRFQPMAGAVGGFMAGQRDKRFLVWSEGMVAVDHLTTEKRLLQARGQGIRSGAITARGDVILAADASGALRSWTLDAPHAEISLRTLWGKVHYESYEKPEYVWQSSGGSDDSEPKLSLMPLLFGTLKGTLYAMIFALPLAILGALYTSQFASPRLRDAIKPLIEIMAALPSVVLGFLAGLVLAPLFERSAASILVLPAVILVLALAVFPLWSRLPRRIRLGWGTGWEVLWIVPLLLAGLGLATWVGPRFERAFLGGDYRNWLLAAHGITYDVRNSLVVGFAMGFAVIPIIFTISEDALSAVPKSLTSASLACGASPWQTAWRVVLPTASPGIFSAVMVGLGRAIGETMIVLMATGNTPVMEWSPFNGMRTLAANIAVETPEAPVHGSLYRLLFFTAALLFCLTFLLNTAAELVRQHLRKRYESF; from the coding sequence ATGCGCAGCGCTTCCACCATCCAGAACAGGGCCAGGCGCCTGGACCGGGTCATGGACTGGGTCATCACCCTGGGGGGGATGACCATCATCGCTGCCGTGCTGGGCATTCTCGTCTTCATCGGCAAGGAGGCCTACCCCATCTTCCGGGGGCCCCGGGTGCGGGAGCGCGCGGCGGAACGGGTGCCGGCCTTCGCGTCCATGGCCGCCGACGAAAGCGGCAAGGCGTTCTTCACCGCGGATCCCGCGGCGGGGCTCCGGGCCTTCGCCGGGGGCCGGGAGCTGCCGGTGCCCCCGGGCGGCCCCGCCCTGCCCTGGCGCTCCCTCACCGCCGTCAACGCCCAGGGGGCCTTCGCCGCCCTGGGCGCCGACGGGCGCATCGCCTTCGCCACCCTGGGCTGGGACAAGCCCGCGGAGGAGAAGGACCCGGCGAAATGGACCCCCAACCCGGACTGGAAGGGGATCCAGCCCGCCCCGGGCGTGGCGGGCCTGCTCCACGCCCGCGCCATGCCCGCCTCGGGCATCGCCCCTTCGGCCACCTGGCGCATCGCGGCCCGGGACGGCCAGGGCCGCCCGGTGTGGGCGGAGACCGCCGAGGACGCCACGGCGCCCCCCGTGTGGAACCCGGTGCCCCTGGAGGGCACCGTTTCGTGCGCCCGGTGGAGCGCCGACGGTTCCATGCTGTTCCTGGGGACCTCCCAGGGCGGCGTGCTCGCCTACAGCGCCGGGGAATCCACGGCCCTGGCGGCCTCGGGCTCCCTGGGCGAGCCGGTCACGGCCCTGGGCTTCGATCTGGGGCACGCCGCCCTCCTGGTGGGCGGGGCCAAGGGATCCCTGGCCGCCTTCCAGCTCTTCAACCGGGACGGGGCCTTCTCCCTGCAGGAATTCCACCGCTTCCAGCCCATGGCCGGGGCCGTGGGGGGCTTCATGGCGGGCCAGCGGGACAAGCGGTTCCTGGTGTGGTCCGAGGGCATGGTGGCCGTGGACCACCTCACCACCGAAAAGCGCCTGCTCCAGGCCCGGGGCCAGGGCATCCGCTCCGGCGCCATCACGGCCCGGGGGGACGTGATCCTGGCCGCGGACGCCTCCGGGGCCCTGCGCTCCTGGACCCTGGACGCCCCCCACGCGGAGATCAGCCTGCGCACCCTGTGGGGCAAGGTCCACTACGAGAGCTACGAGAAGCCCGAGTACGTGTGGCAGAGCAGCGGGGGCTCGGATGATTCCGAGCCCAAGCTGAGCCTCATGCCCCTGCTCTTCGGCACCCTCAAGGGCACCCTCTACGCCATGATCTTCGCCCTGCCCCTGGCCATCCTCGGGGCCCTCTACACCAGCCAGTTCGCCTCTCCCCGGCTCCGGGACGCCATCAAGCCCCTCATCGAGATCATGGCCGCCCTGCCCTCCGTGGTGCTGGGCTTCCTGGCCGGGCTCGTGCTGGCGCCCCTCTTCGAGCGCTCCGCGGCCAGCATCCTGGTGCTGCCCGCGGTGATCCTGGTCCTGGCCCTGGCGGTCTTCCCCCTGTGGAGCCGGCTGCCCCGGCGCATCCGCCTGGGCTGGGGCACGGGCTGGGAGGTGCTGTGGATCGTCCCGCTCCTCCTGGCGGGGCTGGGCCTGGCCACCTGGGTGGGGCCGCGCTTCGAGCGGGCCTTCCTGGGCGGCGACTACCGCAACTGGCTCCTGGCGGCCCACGGGATCACCTACGACGTGCGCAACAGCCTGGTGGTGGGCTTCGCCATGGGCTTCGCGGTGATCCCCATCATCTTCACCATCAGCGAGGACGCCCTGAGCGCGGTGCCCAAGTCCCTCACCTCGGCCAGCCTGGCCTGCGGGGCGAGCCCCTGGCAGACGGCCTGGCGCGTGGTCCTGCCCACGGCCAGCCCGGGCATCTTCTCCGCGGTCATGGTGGGCCTGGGCCGGGCCATCGGGGAGACGATGATCGTGCTCATGGCCACCGGCAACACCCCCGTGATGGAGTGGAGCCCCTTCAACGGCATGCGCACCCTGGCCGCCAACATCGCCGTGGAGACCCCGGAGGCGCCGGTGCACGGCAGCCTCTACCGGCTGCTCTTCTTCACCGCCGCCCTCCTCTTCTGCCTCACCTTCCTCCTCAACACCGCCGCCGAGCTGGTCCGCCAGCACCTGCGCAAGCGCTACGAGTCCTTCTGA
- a CDS encoding PstS family phosphate ABC transporter substrate-binding protein, whose translation MKKILSLAAILAIGCTLSAQGVVKVDPKLQSYKKVAGVTGTLNSVGSDSLNNCMTFWVEAFKASYPGVKIQVEGKGSGTAPPALISGTAQIGPMSREMKAGEIDQFEKKFGYKPTRISVALDTLGVFVHKDNKIKALSVKDLDGIFSKTRKSGVADIAAWKQLGLTGEWASKPISIYGRNSASGTYGFFKEHVLGNGDYKDTVKEQPGSSSVVQSVGTDKFAIGYSGIGYKTSEVRAVPLSNPAKNGGKAFEATYANALNGTYPLARALYIYVNMDPKKGLDPLVRQFITFILSKQGQEVVIKDGYYPLPKKMVDEQLKNLK comes from the coding sequence ATGAAGAAGATCCTGAGTCTGGCGGCCATCCTCGCGATCGGCTGCACCCTGTCGGCCCAGGGGGTCGTGAAGGTGGATCCCAAGCTGCAGTCCTACAAGAAGGTGGCCGGGGTCACCGGAACCCTCAATTCCGTGGGCAGCGACAGCCTGAACAACTGCATGACCTTCTGGGTCGAGGCCTTCAAGGCCAGCTACCCCGGCGTCAAGATCCAGGTGGAAGGCAAGGGTTCGGGCACCGCCCCCCCGGCCCTCATTTCCGGCACCGCCCAGATCGGCCCCATGAGCCGCGAAATGAAGGCGGGGGAGATCGACCAGTTCGAGAAGAAGTTCGGCTACAAGCCCACCCGCATCTCGGTGGCCCTGGACACCCTGGGCGTCTTCGTGCACAAGGACAACAAGATCAAGGCCCTCTCCGTCAAGGACCTGGACGGCATCTTCTCCAAGACCCGCAAGTCCGGCGTGGCCGATATCGCGGCCTGGAAGCAGCTGGGCCTCACCGGCGAGTGGGCCTCCAAGCCCATCTCCATCTACGGCCGCAACAGCGCCTCGGGCACCTACGGCTTCTTCAAGGAGCACGTGCTGGGCAACGGCGACTACAAGGACACCGTCAAGGAGCAGCCCGGTTCCAGTTCCGTGGTGCAGAGCGTGGGCACCGACAAGTTCGCCATCGGCTACTCGGGCATCGGCTACAAGACCTCCGAAGTGCGCGCCGTGCCCCTGTCCAACCCCGCCAAGAACGGCGGCAAGGCCTTCGAGGCCACCTACGCCAACGCCCTCAACGGCACCTATCCCCTGGCCCGGGCCCTCTACATCTATGTGAACATGGATCCCAAGAAGGGCCTGGATCCCCTGGTCAGGCAGTTCATCACCTTCATCCTCAGCAAGCAGGGCCAGGAAGTGGTCATCAAGGACGGCTACTACCCCCTGCCCAAGAAGATGGTCGACGAGCAGCTCAAGAACCTCAAGTAG
- a CDS encoding Rne/Rng family ribonuclease, whose translation MATLVDGVLSDFDIEFVHNEKIKGNIYKAKVVRVDQSLQAAFIHYGGQKNGFLPIGELPKDLVSPDGRRGRIQDLLNRDQEIMVQAVREELGSKGAMMTAQISLPGRYLVLTPGNPTNGISRKIESREEREHFKRLIDELEIPRSFGVIVRTASLGVTKEDFQRDLDYLLDTYKEVQNRYKHRQGAGLVWQEDDVVTRTLRDAFTKDIEEVHIDDLETFHAAQGFFKRTMPQHLGVLKHYIGKKPLFSKFSTEEQIDRVYGRKVPLPSGGALAIDQTEALVAIDVNSGKTTGDNVEDMAFKTNMEAAEEAARQLRLRDLAGLVVIDFIDMKREGNNRAVMERLVECLEEDKARMEVGKINRFGVLVMTRQRLRPSLQHVTHEACPTCQGTGKVKSIEALVLSVVRRIKAILSRDAIAEIRVKLMPAIALAVLNQKRKDLCALEDMHDSRIVIVADPEIPFGEMAAEIERAEEEPAEKVAARPERPRDLDEETVVLGGDSPISFDKALGEETRKPGRSPRTESRREPEAAPAPAAAPTHAEIKYDRRDAQRAALEERERLRALFESAKPLDEVDGAPAAEPVEEEKAPSGRRRSRGGRKPAAAAPVEAPQAPVAEPAPEPEPVAAPEPEPVAAPEPEPAPLLLTADLLADLLTPAPRVKFQSKAEPEPEAPAKKGRPAKAKAPKAAKGEPKAEPKAEEPAVVIKADPKPAKRASKPKPAPEAEAPAAPKPRARKK comes from the coding sequence GTGGCGACCCTCGTGGACGGCGTCCTTTCGGACTTCGATATCGAGTTCGTCCACAACGAGAAGATTAAAGGCAATATCTACAAGGCCAAGGTGGTGCGGGTGGACCAGAGCCTCCAGGCCGCGTTCATCCACTACGGCGGCCAGAAGAACGGCTTCCTGCCCATCGGCGAGCTGCCCAAGGACCTGGTGAGCCCCGACGGCCGCCGGGGCCGCATCCAGGACCTGCTCAACCGCGACCAGGAGATCATGGTCCAGGCCGTGCGCGAGGAGCTGGGGTCCAAGGGCGCCATGATGACCGCCCAGATCTCCCTGCCGGGCCGCTACCTGGTGCTCACGCCGGGCAATCCCACCAACGGCATCAGCCGCAAGATCGAGAGCCGCGAGGAGCGGGAGCACTTCAAGCGCCTCATCGACGAGCTGGAGATCCCCCGCAGCTTCGGCGTCATCGTGCGCACCGCCAGCCTGGGCGTGACCAAGGAGGACTTCCAGCGGGACCTGGACTACCTCCTGGACACCTACAAGGAGGTGCAGAACCGCTACAAACACCGCCAGGGCGCGGGCCTCGTGTGGCAGGAGGACGACGTCGTCACCCGCACCCTCCGCGACGCCTTCACCAAGGACATCGAGGAAGTGCACATCGACGACCTGGAGACCTTCCACGCCGCCCAGGGCTTCTTCAAGCGCACCATGCCCCAGCACCTGGGGGTCCTGAAGCACTACATCGGCAAGAAGCCGCTGTTCAGCAAGTTCTCCACCGAGGAGCAGATCGACCGCGTCTACGGGCGCAAGGTGCCCCTGCCTTCGGGCGGCGCCCTGGCCATCGACCAGACTGAAGCCCTGGTGGCCATCGATGTGAACTCCGGCAAGACCACCGGCGACAACGTCGAGGACATGGCCTTCAAGACCAACATGGAGGCCGCCGAGGAAGCCGCTCGCCAGCTTCGCCTGCGGGACCTGGCCGGCCTGGTGGTGATCGATTTCATCGACATGAAGCGCGAGGGCAACAACCGCGCCGTCATGGAGCGCCTGGTGGAGTGCCTGGAGGAGGACAAGGCCCGCATGGAGGTGGGCAAGATCAACCGCTTCGGCGTGCTGGTCATGACCCGCCAGCGCCTGCGGCCCTCCCTGCAGCACGTCACCCACGAAGCCTGCCCCACCTGCCAGGGCACCGGCAAGGTCAAGAGCATCGAGGCCCTGGTGCTGTCCGTGGTGCGGCGCATCAAGGCGATCCTCAGCCGGGACGCCATCGCCGAGATCCGCGTCAAGCTCATGCCCGCCATCGCCCTGGCCGTGCTGAACCAGAAGCGCAAGGACCTGTGCGCCCTGGAGGACATGCACGATTCCCGCATCGTCATCGTGGCCGACCCGGAGATCCCCTTCGGCGAAATGGCCGCGGAGATCGAGCGCGCCGAGGAGGAGCCCGCCGAGAAGGTGGCCGCCCGTCCCGAGCGCCCCCGGGACCTGGACGAGGAGACCGTCGTCCTGGGCGGCGACAGCCCCATTTCCTTCGACAAGGCCCTGGGCGAGGAGACCCGCAAGCCCGGCCGCTCCCCCCGCACCGAGTCCCGCCGCGAACCCGAAGCGGCCCCCGCCCCGGCGGCCGCCCCCACCCACGCGGAGATCAAGTACGACCGCCGCGACGCCCAGCGGGCCGCCCTGGAGGAGCGGGAGCGCCTGCGCGCCCTCTTTGAAAGCGCCAAGCCCCTGGACGAAGTGGACGGCGCCCCCGCCGCCGAACCCGTGGAGGAGGAGAAGGCCCCCTCCGGCCGCCGTCGCTCCCGGGGAGGCCGCAAGCCCGCCGCCGCCGCCCCCGTGGAAGCCCCCCAGGCGCCCGTGGCGGAGCCCGCTCCCGAACCGGAGCCCGTGGCCGCCCCCGAGCCGGAACCCGTGGCCGCCCCGGAGCCGGAGCCCGCGCCCCTGCTGCTGACCGCCGACCTCCTGGCCGACCTGCTCACCCCGGCCCCCCGGGTGAAGTTCCAGTCCAAGGCGGAACCCGAGCCCGAGGCCCCCGCGAAGAAGGGACGCCCCGCCAAGGCCAAGGCCCCCAAGGCCGCCAAGGGCGAGCCGAAGGCCGAGCCCAAGGCCGAGGAGCCTGCCGTCGTCATCAAGGCGGACCCCAAACCTGCCAAACGGGCTTCCAAGCCCAAGCCCGCCCCCGAAGCCGAGGCCCCCGCCGCACCCAAGCCGCGGGCCCGCAAGAAATGA